CTTTAACGCTTCGATGTGTTTCTTGGTGCCATAGCCTTTATTGGAGGTAAATCCATAGGCGGGATAGTGCTCGGCTTGCTTCTGCATGTAGCGATCTCGTGTAACCTTGGCGATGATGGAGGCCATGGCAATAGACAGGGACTTGCCGTCACCCTTCACAATCGCGGTATGAACGAATGGGAATGGCTTTAGCGGTTTTCCATCGACCAAGATGCGAGCCACCGATGATCCCTCCGTTTCACGAAATAACCAATCGTTCCCTTCGTCTGGCACCTGGAAAGGACAATCGTCCAGGGATTGAAGTTGTTGAACACAGTTGGCCATCGCTTTCCGGGTCGCTCCAAGGATGTTGAGTGACTCAATATCATTGATGTAGGCCATGAAACTGGCGAAATGGATCAACCCTGGTTCTGCCTGGAGAATGGCTTCGAACAAATGCTCACGTGTTTTCTCAGCCAGCTGCTTTGAGTCATTGATCTTCGCCGCATGCTTCGCAGCCCAGTCTGATTGATAAAAGTCTTTAGTTAAATAGACAGCCGCCGCACTGACAGGTCCAGCTAGAGGTCCCCTTCCCGCTTCGTCTACTCCAATGACTGCAGGAACGTCCTCCAGATATTGCAGATCAAAGTCGAGGAGCCGCATAAGCCTATCTCTTCACCCAAGCCGTTTTCTGAGGAACTGGAAGTCCAAGGATTTCGTAACTGGTTTTGAAATGCATTTTGGCAAATTCACCCAAGCGATCGGGGCCAAGCTTTTCGACCAGCTTCACACCCTGAGCTTTGGTTGCAGCACCCGCCCCCTTCAGTAACTCCTCACCAAATCCGGTGGAGATTTTCCTCAACTGTCGAAGGAACTCCGCACGAGCGATGATAGAGGCCGCTGCCACGACCGGATCAGACTCTGCCTTGGTTTCCATCTTTAATTCAAAGTCTTTCCGCTTAAGCTGCTTCTGCACCAATGGCTGTTTGCTAAACTGATCCAGCATTCCCCAGGGAACATGTTTTTTATCAAGGGCTGATTCGAGCGCCTTGGCATGCAGCCAGGCGATGAGCTTATTTAAGTTGGCCTTGGGTCGACCCATCAGCTCGTTATACTTAGTCATTCCACAAAAGGATTTCTCAACGACCACTCCTTTGGTTTTTAAGATAACCTTTTCGAGCCGGAGGATCTGAGGATCAGCAATCTTTTTACTGTCTTTGATGCCAGCATCCATCCATTTACGAACCATATCTCCATCGGCGATGACCGTGGCGCAGATCACAGGGCCAAATAAATCGCCCTTTCCTGATTCGTCCATGCCTGCGTGAGGCTCGTACCATTCAGGATGAAGCACCTCGTCGTAACCCAACTCTGCGACCTTGATGATTTCCGGCTCAATGACATCCTGCACAAAGTCTTGGGTCATTTTGCCCTGAATCACCAACTTGCCGCTCGTATACATGACCAAGTTTATTTTCGGCCCCTTGAAGGCAAAACGGGCATAGGCTACTTCGTTTTCACCCCAACCACGTCCTTTACACCAATTCTCTAGCTGGTCGGCCTCGTCGTCCGACAGCTTTCGCGTATACATGGTGATCTTCTTTTCTTCCTCGACCTCAAAGTCTTTATAATTTCGGCTCATAAAACAGCTATCTTCAGCGACCTTTGCCCAAGAATACAACAGTTTCCTACTTGAATAAAATGGCTCCCAAGCTGAGGAGCTCGCTTTCCGAGTGGTTTAAGAAAAATAAACGCGCCCTTCCCTGGCGACGACTGGCCTCCCTCTACCCGACCGTAGTCTCGGAGTTCATGCTACAGCAGACCCAGGTGAAAACGGTTCTTCCCTATTATGATAAATGGCTAAAGCGTTTTCCTGACTTCGAGACATTGGCGAAGGCGAAAGAAACAACGGTCCTCAAACATTGGGAAGGATTGGGATATTACTCACGGGCGCGCAATTTGCACCAACTGGCCAAGGACATCTCGAAGCTGGAAAGCATCCCCGAAGCCCCTGAAGAATGGCAACAGTTCAAAGGCATTGGAGCTTACACGGCGGCAGCCATCACTAGCATTACCTACAAACACCCAGTTGCCTGCGTAGATGGTAACGTCATCCGCATTCTTTGCCGCCTTACCGCCGACAAAACCATTTACAAAGACAATACTCAGGCGATGAAGGCGTTCACACCTCTTGCGAACGCACTTCTCGATCAAGCTGAGCCAGGCAGACACAACGAAGCAATGATGGAACTGGGGGCTACTTTGTGCACCAAGGCAAATCCACAATGCCAGGTGTGCCCATTGGCGCTTGGTTGCCTTGCCAAAGATAACAAACCGGAATCTCTGCCCAAAAAAGTCGCCAAAAAAGTGAAGCTCGAAACGATTGACCGAGCCTGGGTATTAACTGACAAACAACTTTTACTACACAAAGCAAACGGGGCCAGCCACAGACTTTCAGGTATTCTGGAACTGCCATCTCTGGAAATGCTTGGGACTTCGAACCGGGCTCTTAAGAAGCAAGGTCAGTCACCTTTTTTGACCAAGAAGCGTGGAATTAGTAATTCTCAAATCACAGAACCGATTTGGCAGCTTACGGAGGTCAGTATCGTAGATAATCCAGATCTTGTTTGGATTGATCGTGATCAATTGGGTGCTGCTACGCTATCGGGTCCCCACAAACGGTGGATCCAGGAAATCCTGCAGAAGGATCAGCTCGAACTGCTTTAACCTGATTTCTCACGGAGTTGAGATGTTGAGGATGAAGACCGAAAAGTGAAGGAGCGCACTCTTGTGCGTAACTGAACTAGAAGGAAGGAACACTCGACATGTCGGACAGAGAATCTTCTCAAAATAACGGTTAAAGTGTTTGGTCAGCTTGTAGGTCTATCGTTATTCATTCTCTAACACTCACCCTTTGGGAAGATTTGATGAGAATTCAGGTTAACCGTTCCGCAGCTTCTCTTCCAAGTAGTCCTTGGAACGAAGTATGCCTTCTGGAGAAGCACTCGGACTCAATTCAAGTATGCAAGGTGACTCTGGCTTTAAATACTGAAAGATAGGATCAAAATCGATGAGACCATCTCCTAGTGCTCGGTGACCTTTCCCTTCTTCTGTATAATCCTGAAAATGGACTCCTTTCATGAATGGGCCATTTTGCTCAAGTGTTTGTTCAGGAGTCAGAACGCCATAGTCATTTTTCTCCTGCGAATGTCCCGGGTCATACCAAAATCCTACATTTTGATAGGCTGAGTACTCGTCGAGCAAAGGGGGCATATCTTCATCCAAGGGCAATTCCTCGAGATCTTCACGATTTTCAAACCCAAGAGTGACACCCTTTTCTTCAGCATAGGGAACCAAGGCATCTAAAGAATCGTGGAGTAGCTCCATGTGCTTCTCCTTCTTTTGACGAAGCTTTTCCTGGGCCTTACCCAGCATTTCTTGGTACCGATCATCGGAAAAGGGATCTGCCGGCTTCTTGTTATCCAAGTATTTGGTGAGCTTATCTACCACCCCTCGCCAAAAGAAGTGAACAGAGCCGAGATGAATCACCATGTATTCAGCCCCCACTTCAGAAGCAAAATCAACCGTACGGCAGGAGTACTTCAACCATTGGGTTCTCTCACGTTCGTCCAATGAAGAAGGTTCGTAGAGATTCGGAGCTGCATGCTGTGTCCCATGCGGGAGCGGACAGAAATTGTGAACCGAGATCACTTTAATAATCCCGTCTTGGATGGCTTTGTGAATGCCAGGAACCAGGGTTATTCGCACACCATGGCTTAATTCCGTCCACTCAAATCCAAGATCCGCAATTTCTTCGAGCATATCGTACCCGTTCTTGTGGCGGTGCGAATTCCAGCAAGTTGAGAGAGCAATAGGATTTGAGATCATGATGAGAGGTGCAACTAAACGCCTAGGTTAGGTACGCAAAAAGAGATCCACACAAGCGGCGGATCTCTCAAGCTTAAAAAAAATGCTTACGGTTGCTTTACGACATATAACGCCGACGGAGCATATCTGTAAAAGCCATGACTTTCTTCTTACGACGGCGAACCTCGCAAGGTTTCTCGAAATAGCGTTTGGCACGCACATCGCGGATTACACCCTCGCGATCGAGTTTTTTCTTGAGACGGCGTAGTGCCCGTTCGGTGGGCTCGCCTTTGCGTATTTGTACTTCTAAAGCCATATGAAATTGGAGAAAGGGCGCTACTAAGAGCCTTTCCGACACCCAGGTCAACTGAAATTTCCGAGGAAATCCAAGGTATCTTAAGAGGATCCAAATCCCTCTAATTTACTCATCACCACGTCCTTGAGCCCCTCTTTGTATTCCTGGTAGCGTTCACGAAGACTCGGATCGGCACACCCCAGCATCTGGACTGCAAGCAATCCCGCATTTTTTGATCCATCGAGGGCCACCGTGGCCACTGGCACCCCGCCCGGCATTTGCAGGATGGAAAGAACCGAATCCCAGCCGTCGATGGAGTTTGAGGATTTGACCGGCACCCCAATCACAGGCAAAGGGGACAAAGCAGCAGCCATGCCCGGCAAATGGGCGGCTCCGCCGGCTCCCGCAATGATCACCTGAATGCCGCGTTCGTGAGCGGATCGACAAAATTTGAAGAGGCGGTCTGGAGTGCGGTGAGCGGATACGATAGTGACCTCGTGCGGCACAGAAAATTCTTCCAGGATATCAGCAGCCGCTTGCATAACCGGAAGATCGGAATCTGATCCCATAATAATACTAACCAGAGGTGTTTTCATGAGGTAACTACGCGAAGTTGTTTCTTTATAAGTTCTGCTTTCGCCCTCGCCTGGTCAACCGTGGATGCAAGGATCGTGACGTGGCCCATCTTACGAAACGGTCGGGTCGTTGTTTTTCCATATAGATGGATCTTCACTCCTTCTTCCCTCATGCATTCATTCATACCTTCGTAGCGCACAGGGCCTTCCATCTCCGGTTCTCCCAGCAAATTGATCATGGCCGAAGGAAGCTTGATACGCGTGCTACCGAGTGGGAAATCGAATATAGCGCGCAGTTGCTGCTCATATTGGGACGTGACCATACTTTCGATGGTATGGTGTCCACTGTTGTGTGGGCGAGGAGCCACTTCGTTGACCCATATCTCACCGGATTTGTCGACGAACATTTCAATGGCCAACAAGCCGACCAGTTTAAAAGCCTCAATAACTTGCTCGCCAATAGAAACAGCCAAGTCCTGTAATTTTGGATCGATAGAAGATGGACAAATGAGTAACTCCACCAAATTCGCCTCCGCATTGAATTCCATCTCTGAAACCGGAAAACACTTGATTTCGCCAGAGGGATTGCGCGCCGCAATGACGGATATTTCCGCCTCCAAATCGACTAGATCCTCTACCAGCGAAGGCCCAGGCAAAAGTAACGGCAAGTCGGCCAAGGATCGAATCAATGCCACTCCTCGTCCATCGTAGCCACCGCGCCTAAGTTTTTGAACAAAGGGAAATTCCAGATTTCCGCCAGTCACAGCCTCTCGAATGGCCTGGTCATCTTCAAAAAGTCGGTAGGCCGGCGAAGGAATTCCGTGTTCTGAGTAAAACTCTTTTTGCAGGCCTTTGTCCTGAATGATCGCAAGGCTCTCTGGATCCGGGTGCACAGGGATACCCTCTGCCTTGAGCTGTCGAAGTGCATCCACGTTGATGGCCTCCATCTCATAGGTAATCATATCCACCTGACGACCCAGGGTGATGATGTCATCGTAGGACATCGGATCTCCCTGAACAAACGCGGTGCAGCAAGAGGAAGCGGGACAGTGCGGGTCATTGTCCAAGATGTACGTTTTTACGTCCCAATTACTAGCAGCGAGGGCTAGCAATTTACCAAGTTGCCCACCTGCAATAATACCTAATTTGAATTGCGATGTAACCAGTTTTTCCATGAGCGAAGTGTAACTGTCAGCTTTCATCAGAACTGAAGCTTCTAAAAGCCACGGACTCTGCGTGCCATCAATGCAATGTCCACCTCTTTTTAAACTTACCATTGAAACGGTTTCACAATTTTAAAGGTAGATCTACCGAACGAATTCTCCTACATTTCCCGTCTTATATGTCACCCAGATCATCTTCTCTACTCCACATTTGCTTAAAGATCGTCGCCTTATTGATTCTGTGTACCGGCCTTGGTGCACAAAATAACGTAATCAGCACGATCAGCGACTCACACAAGGCCGACCAGCCAAACATCGTATTTATCATTGCCGATGATCTGACCTTTAGGGATGTCAGCTGCTACGGTGGAAAGAATGTGCAGACGCCACATATTGATTCGATTGCAGACGAGGGGATGCGATTCGAACGATGTTTTCAGGCTTCGGCCATGTGCTCACCGACCCGCCACAACATCTATACAGGATTATATCCTGTTAAGTCGGGTGCCTACCCCAATTCTACATTGGCCTACGAAGGAACCAAAAGCGTGGCACACTACTTGGGCGACGCCGGTTATAGGGTAGGAATAACCGGCAAACTCCATATATGGCCGGAAACCGTATTCCCCTTTGACTACTTAAACCGGAATGCCGGTACAGACGCCAATGAGAACGAACCAAATCTGGAAGCTGTTGAGGCATTTCTTACCCGCGATAAAGATCAGCCCAGTTGCACCTTTATCTGCTACAATGAACCCCACACTCCTTGGACGCGCGGGGACGCTTCTCAATTTGATCCGGACAAATTAGTACTGCCACCCTACTTCGTCGATACTCCAACTACACGAAAACACCTGGTCGACTATTACGCTGAGGTGAAACATCTCGATGATTCAGTTGGTGACGTGATTGCCCTGATTGATCGATTAAGAATGAAAGACAATACCCTTCTGATATTTGTAAGCGAACAAGGTATTGCGATGCCGTTTGCCAAATGGACCTGCTACGACCAGGGACTCCAAGCCGCATTTGTAGCTCGTTGGCCTGGAAAAATCGCACCTGGCTCGGTCAGCAACGCAATGATAGAGTACGTGGATATTCTTCCAACGTTTATCGAAGCCGCAAGAGCCACCCAACCATCCATCCTGGACGGACAGAGTTTCCTTCCGGTTCTCCTCGGAACTCGTGATCACCATAAAGATTATGCTTATGGGATACAGACCACACGCGGTATAACCAACGGATCCGATCACTACGGCATTCGATCCATAAGATCTCACAAATTCAAATTGCTCATCAATCTAACGCCGGATGTTCCGTTCCAAAACAACCTCACCGAAAACAAAGGTGGTTGGACGGAGTTTTGGCCCACCTGGGTCGATGCTGCTAAATCCAATGATTTTGCGAAAGAGACGACCCAGCGCTACCAATGGCGACCCGAAGAGGAACTCTATGACATCGAAAATGATCCCTACGAATTGAAGAACCTCGCAGGTGATAAAAAATACCAAGCGACACAAAAAGATCTTCGCATCCGCCTGCTTCGGTGGATGGACGAGCAAGGCGACCTGGGAGCCGAAACGGAGATGACCGCTTTGAATCGTACATTTAAAAAGGGCGGCACGGCAGCACGGTAAACGAGTTTCGAAAAACTCCTTGTTTATAAGTAGGTTAGTAGATTGTGGATAAATCAGTCTTGCGACTGGTCGCTCGTGACCAACAGTAAGGCCTACTAAGCGAGCTCCCAACCTCGCTCGTTTATCCGCTCTATGTCCGACTCCAGCCAAGATTTCGCCCACCTGCATTTGCACACCGACTACAGCCTGCTTGATGGGGCTTGTAGGATCGATCGGCTTGCAGCACGCGCGAAGGAGCTCGGCATGTCCTCGGTAGCCATGACCGACCATGGCAATTTGTTCGGTACTATTGATTTCTACCGAAAAATGAAGAATGCGGATATCAACCCGATCATCGGCTGTGAAATCTACTTGGTGCACGATCACACCATGTTTGAGAAGCCGCGGCGCGAGCGGAAACGCACGGACGACATCGGAGACCTTCCAGAGGATCACCAACTCCAGCCAGAAGATTTTCCGAAATACCAGATTCATCATAAAACGATCCTGGCGAAGGATTATGAGGGTTATATGAATCTCTCGAAGCTGGTGTCCAAAGCTCATACTGAAGGGGTGTATTATCGACCTCGAGTTGATGTCGAACACCTCGCTCAATATAGTAAAGGGCTCATTGGTCTCAGTGGCTGTATCAACGGCGTAGCCTCACAGCATTTGCTCTATAACAACTATGATATGGCCCGTAAGGCGACGGCCGACTTCATCGACATTTTTGGAAAGGAAAACTATTTTATAGAAGTCCAGGATCACGGACTCTCCTTTCAGAAAAAGATCATTCCTGGGCAACTCCAGCTGGCCAAAGAATTCGACCTCAAAGTGGTCGCCGCAAACGACGTTCACTATGTAAAAAAGGGCGACTGGGAGCCACATGATGCGCTACTCTGCATCCAGACTGGTCGAAAAATCATCGACGAGAATCGGATGAAATACCCGTCTCAGGAGTTCTACCTGAAGAGCCGGGAGGAGATGCTCGAGGTATTCAAAGAAATACCCGAATCTCTCGATAATACGCTGCACGTGGCCGAAATGTGCAATATAGACATTCCTTTTGGTGAGAACCACTATCCCATTTTCGAGAAACCAATTGAGATCTCCTATAAAAAAGATCCTGACAACTTCGATCGCATTCTCGACGTGTACGTGTCTGAGAAGGAGCGAGTCAACAAACAGAATGGTGTCGATGAACCAGCGACCATCGATAAAAAGACCCGTCAGGAATACCGCAGCAATGGCTTGTTTCTATTTGAACTTTGCAAGACCGGCCTGAAGGAACGCTACGGAATCGATTACGGCGAAATCCGCAACGGTGATAAAGATGCTCCCACCACCGCGGATGAAGGTAAAGGCACTCCGCCCGAACCAGGTTCCGAGGAGTACAACAAATTCCTGTGCTCAAAACTTGAATACGAATTGGCCATTATCATGGGCACCGGATTCATTGACTACTTCCTCATCGTTTGGGACTTCATCGACTGGGCGCGAAAGGAAATGATTCCAGTAGGCCCGGGACGTGGTTCTGGTGCGGGTTGCCTGGTCGCCTACGTGCTAAAGATCACTGATATCGAACCGCTTCGATTTGGTCTTCTCTTCGAACGGATGCTGAATTTGGAACGGGTATCACCGCCTGACTTCGACGTAGATTTTTGCATGCGCCGCCGGGACAAGGTCGTAAACTATGTGCGCGACAAATACGGGGCCGACGCGGTTGCGAACATTATTACCTTTGGAAAGTTTGGTGCAAAGATGGTCGTTCGCGACCTCGCTAGGGTGAATGATGTCCCCTACGCTGAAGCCGACCGTGTAGCAAAAATGATTCCCGATGAGTTGAACATCTCTCTGGAAGACTCCATTGCAAAATCGGGTGAATTGCAGAGCGAGATTCGCGGCAATCCCGTTGCTGGCAAGATTGTCGAACATGGACTCATCATCGAAGGGATGGTGCGCAATACCGGTAAGCATGCGTGCGGTGTCATCATTGGAGACCAGCCCATCAAGGACTTGGTACCTGTCACTCTACAGGAAGGAGATTTGACGACCCAGTTTCCAAAGGGCCCGGTGGAAGACCTTGGTCTACTTAAAATGGATTTTCTTGGTCTAAAGACCCTGACCGTCATCTCAGATGCTCAGGATAATGTGCAAAAAACGCGCAATCTTTCGGACTTTGACATTGAGAAAGTTGCACTAGACGACGGCAAAACCTTTGACCTACTCAATAGTGGTAAGACGACCGGTGTGTTCCAGCTGGAATCCGGTGGCATGCAATCACTATGCCGACAAATTGGCTTGAGCTCATTTGAAGAAATCATCGCGTTGATTGCGCTCTATCGGCCTGGACCCATGCAGTTCATACCTCAGTTCATTGAAGGTAAGAAAGATCCCACAACCGTGAAGGTGCCCCACCCTCTACTGGAGGAACTGGTAGGAGAAACATACGGCGTTCTCGTTTATCAGGAGCAGGTCATGGAGGCCGCCAGAATCATTGCTGGCTACACCCTGGGTGGTGCGGATATTCTTCGCCGTGCCATGGGTAAGAAGATCGCATCGGTGATGGACGCCCAAAAGGAAATCTTTGTCGACGGTGCTCTGGAACATAACCAGATCTCAAAGAAAAAAGCGCTCGATGTATTCGGGATTCTAGAAAAGTTTGCTCAATACGGATTTAACAAGTCTCACTCCGCGGCTTATGCGATGCTGAGTTATCGGACAGCCTATTTGAAGGCGAACTATCCGGTCGAATTTATGGCGGCCATTCTCTCCAACGAATTAGGGAACTCCGACAAGGTCGCGCACTTCGTCAATGAGTGCTCGGCCATGAAGATTTCAGTCTTGGGTCCGGATGTGAATATTTCACGAGAGAACTTTACTCCTGTCATAGATCTCGAAACAGGCAAAGAAGACATACGCTTTGGTATGGCTGCCATTAAGGGAGTGGGAGACGCAGCTTCGCAAAAAATTATTGAAGAGCGTGAAGAGAATGGATCCTTTGAAGATTTTGAGGATTTCATCACCCGCGTAGATGCCAAGACGGTGAATCGTCGAGTGATGGAGTGCTTGATCAAGTCGGGCGGCTTTGATTCTACAGGCGAAAGCCGAAAGGAGCTCCTGGATGGACTGGATGCAGCGATCAGCTCCGCAGCTGAAAGGCAAAGAGACCTGGAGCGCGGACAGGAATCGTTCATGGATATGTTGGCGGAACCCACGGCTAAAGAGAAAAAGCCGGGGGATAGCCTAAAAAGAAAATCATCGGGGGAGGCCATGCCACTCGCCGAAAAGCTGCAGTATGAAAACGAACTGCTAGGATTCTATATATCGGGCCATCCGATGAACGAGTTCAATGGACTGGCACAGGCTATCACCAATTTTGATCCAGACAAGGCCGACGAATTACCGGATCGCAACCCATTTCGTTTTTGTGGTGTCGCCAGCAATGTTACTAAAAAGCTATCGCGAAGAGACAATCGGCCCTGGGCCTTTTTCAATGTAGCGACCAAGACTCATAGCTTCCAGATGAACATGTATTCGGAAGCATTCGAAGACTATGGTCATATTCTCGAAGACGGAAAAACGGTCATGATTTCTGGAACGGTCATGAATCGCAAAGATGATGATCTTCGCTTCAGCGTGCGTGAAGTTTCTCACCTTCGCGGAGCCATTCCTCGCATGATCAAGGAGGTCCACTGGGTTCTCGACCCGAACAACCAGGCCGAAGATTTTCTTTCAATCCTTCGAGCAGACTTAGACAAACACCAAAGCGGTTCAACTCGTGTGCAACTTGGAATGCTGGTGGAGGATAATAAAGTGCTCTGGGGAGAGATAGCCTCCTCCTTGATCTGGCAGATCGAGCCCGCCACATTTTCCAAACTTAAAAACCACCCATCGGTGGTAACCGTATTTATCCAAACTGCGCCCGTTCAGGAATTTGAACAATTGAAGCCCTGGATGAAGAAGAAAGAATTTTAGACATAGGGAGTCTTTCAAAGGAGGGTAAGATAAGTAGCTTAGCGTCTCACAACTCAACCTGTTAGGTCCTCAACCAGTAAACGCATGGCATAGTGCCACGCCTGCAGCATCCGCTTCATCGAAGGCAAGAGCTTCTTCTAAAACTAACATTTGCTTAACCGTTTGCGCAACTTGTTGTTTGCTAGCGCGACCATAACCAACCACGGCCTGCTTTATTCGAAGTGGCGGATATTCAAAAACCGGTTTTTCCAATACTGCAGCGGCTGCAATCGCAGCTCCACGAGCCGCACCCAGGATTTGAGCAGTTTGAAAGTTCTGAACATAAATGGTCTGCTCGAGCGCGACGATCGATACATCACAATCTTCAATCAAACTACTTACTGCTTTATAAATTTCAGCTAAGCACTGGGGCATGGTGGCCTTGGCCTTCATACGAACGGTTTTGCTTGTTAGCAACTGACGTCTGTCTCCTTGGACTTGCAGAACAGCCAAGCCCGTTCCCCTTAGACTGGGATCCACACCCAGGATGACTCCTTCAATCTTTTTTCTACCAACTTGTGGCAACTGCGCAGATGAAGAGGCAGGTAGATTCCCTGCCAATTTCATCGCCCACAATTTACGAGCCGAGGTTTTAGCCATCAGATTTCAGGATATATGTTAGGATAAGGATGGCTTCATCCTAGGGAATCTTTCGTGATTTGGATAGCTAAAAAATCAATCGCAAGCTGGCGATAATCGTAACTGCCAACGCAAAAATTTCGAAGCCTTTTTGAGGGATCTTTAGCACTACGTAACGGCCAAGGATCACACCCAAAATCACAACTGGTGCCAGCTTCAGATCGAGAACCACGGTCTCCCAGGTAATTAAATCAATAGACCAATAAAAAGGGATTTTAAACAGGTTAAGAAACATGAAGAACCAGGCACCAGTACCTAAGAATTCGAGCTTGGGTAAACCGACTGCCAAAAAGAAGAGCAACATGATGGGTGCTGCAGCATTGGCTACGGTCGATGTGAAGCCGGCTAAGAAGCCGACAAGGCCTATAAACCACCAGGTATGCGGAACTTTCCACTCCTTATCCTCAGCTTTAAATACATATCTTCGAGTGATGTGCAGAGCCATCAATACCAACAGACAAGAGCCAATTAAACGGCCAGCTTGTTCTCCATCCATACGATCCAATAGCAGCCACCCGATGATAACACCTGCAATGGCCCACGGGATAGTAGGGATCAGGAATTTCCAAACAGCATGCCTACGGTAGAAATAGAACGCTCCCCAATCCCCTACAATCAAGAGCAGCAGAATGATACCGATTGAAAGCTTTGGAGGAAAGATAAGAGCGAAAAGAGCAATGGTGATGTTGTTCACTCCCATGATCCCCCCTTTCGAGAGTCCAAGGACAAAAGCCCCAAAGATGGCCAACAACCACAACTGAGGATCCATGGGTTCCATCACTTGGGTTCTTGGATTGAGAATTTTCCATTCTCTACTTCAAAAACCTGCCATTCGCTCCGGTTATCCTTTTCAGGGACTTCAGTACCCGTTGCGATGACTTGGACGTCAGAACCCACAGCGTTCCAGAAATTCGTTTTTCTCTGATGATCGAGTTCACTCAATACATCATCTGCGAGTAGAACAGGAATCACACCCGATGCGCGACGGAGATATCTCAATTGAGCGATTTTCAAACTAATAATCAAACTGCGTTGCTGACCCTCAGATGCATAATCTCGGGCTTTTCTAGATTGGAGTCGAATCAGCAAATCATCACGGTGGGGGCCTTGTTGGGTAGATTTTAGCATGCGGTCTCGCTCACGATTTCTCAGCAAACTATCTTGAAATTCCTCTTCAGAAGCCGCCTCACTGTCCGGCTTATAAATAAGCTCAGGGTCTTCTTCGTTCGGAGAAACTACTTGGTAAACTTCTTGAAGAAGTTCATTCAATTTCTCTACTTCAACAAGGCGACTCGCTCTCACCCGTGCCGACTTTGACGCCAGCATTTTTTCAAATACATCCAACTCCGAAGAGGAAGCATTGCGCTTGAGCAGAGAGTTTCGTTCCTGAAGCAATTTATGGAAATCTTTCAAATCATCGTAGTGAGATGAACTGGCAGAGGAGAGTGCCAAGTTGAGCCACTGGCGACGAATTCCGGGAGATCCACGAAGCAGCTGAATGTCTTGCGAGCTTAAGATCACCACAGGGAACCGGCCGATGAAGTC
This genomic stretch from Opitutia bacterium ISCC 52 harbors:
- the ruvC gene encoding crossover junction endodeoxyribonuclease RuvC, producing MAKTSARKLWAMKLAGNLPASSSAQLPQVGRKKIEGVILGVDPSLRGTGLAVLQVQGDRRQLLTSKTVRMKAKATMPQCLAEIYKAVSSLIEDCDVSIVALEQTIYVQNFQTAQILGAARGAAIAAAAVLEKPVFEYPPLRIKQAVVGYGRASKQQVAQTVKQMLVLEEALAFDEADAAGVALCHAFTG
- the dnaE gene encoding DNA polymerase III subunit alpha, with the translated sequence MSDSSQDFAHLHLHTDYSLLDGACRIDRLAARAKELGMSSVAMTDHGNLFGTIDFYRKMKNADINPIIGCEIYLVHDHTMFEKPRRERKRTDDIGDLPEDHQLQPEDFPKYQIHHKTILAKDYEGYMNLSKLVSKAHTEGVYYRPRVDVEHLAQYSKGLIGLSGCINGVASQHLLYNNYDMARKATADFIDIFGKENYFIEVQDHGLSFQKKIIPGQLQLAKEFDLKVVAANDVHYVKKGDWEPHDALLCIQTGRKIIDENRMKYPSQEFYLKSREEMLEVFKEIPESLDNTLHVAEMCNIDIPFGENHYPIFEKPIEISYKKDPDNFDRILDVYVSEKERVNKQNGVDEPATIDKKTRQEYRSNGLFLFELCKTGLKERYGIDYGEIRNGDKDAPTTADEGKGTPPEPGSEEYNKFLCSKLEYELAIIMGTGFIDYFLIVWDFIDWARKEMIPVGPGRGSGAGCLVAYVLKITDIEPLRFGLLFERMLNLERVSPPDFDVDFCMRRRDKVVNYVRDKYGADAVANIITFGKFGAKMVVRDLARVNDVPYAEADRVAKMIPDELNISLEDSIAKSGELQSEIRGNPVAGKIVEHGLIIEGMVRNTGKHACGVIIGDQPIKDLVPVTLQEGDLTTQFPKGPVEDLGLLKMDFLGLKTLTVISDAQDNVQKTRNLSDFDIEKVALDDGKTFDLLNSGKTTGVFQLESGGMQSLCRQIGLSSFEEIIALIALYRPGPMQFIPQFIEGKKDPTTVKVPHPLLEELVGETYGVLVYQEQVMEAARIIAGYTLGGADILRRAMGKKIASVMDAQKEIFVDGALEHNQISKKKALDVFGILEKFAQYGFNKSHSAAYAMLSYRTAYLKANYPVEFMAAILSNELGNSDKVAHFVNECSAMKISVLGPDVNISRENFTPVIDLETGKEDIRFGMAAIKGVGDAASQKIIEEREENGSFEDFEDFITRVDAKTVNRRVMECLIKSGGFDSTGESRKELLDGLDAAISSAAERQRDLERGQESFMDMLAEPTAKEKKPGDSLKRKSSGEAMPLAEKLQYENELLGFYISGHPMNEFNGLAQAITNFDPDKADELPDRNPFRFCGVASNVTKKLSRRDNRPWAFFNVATKTHSFQMNMYSEAFEDYGHILEDGKTVMISGTVMNRKDDDLRFSVREVSHLRGAIPRMIKEVHWVLDPNNQAEDFLSILRADLDKHQSGSTRVQLGMLVEDNKVLWGEIASSLIWQIEPATFSKLKNHPSVVTVFIQTAPVQEFEQLKPWMKKKEF
- a CDS encoding sulfatase; amino-acid sequence: MSPRSSSLLHICLKIVALLILCTGLGAQNNVISTISDSHKADQPNIVFIIADDLTFRDVSCYGGKNVQTPHIDSIADEGMRFERCFQASAMCSPTRHNIYTGLYPVKSGAYPNSTLAYEGTKSVAHYLGDAGYRVGITGKLHIWPETVFPFDYLNRNAGTDANENEPNLEAVEAFLTRDKDQPSCTFICYNEPHTPWTRGDASQFDPDKLVLPPYFVDTPTTRKHLVDYYAEVKHLDDSVGDVIALIDRLRMKDNTLLIFVSEQGIAMPFAKWTCYDQGLQAAFVARWPGKIAPGSVSNAMIEYVDILPTFIEAARATQPSILDGQSFLPVLLGTRDHHKDYAYGIQTTRGITNGSDHYGIRSIRSHKFKLLINLTPDVPFQNNLTENKGGWTEFWPTWVDAAKSNDFAKETTQRYQWRPEEELYDIENDPYELKNLAGDKKYQATQKDLRIRLLRWMDEQGDLGAETEMTALNRTFKKGGTAAR
- a CDS encoding sulfite exporter TauE/SafE family protein, with protein sequence MDPQLWLLAIFGAFVLGLSKGGIMGVNNITIALFALIFPPKLSIGIILLLLIVGDWGAFYFYRRHAVWKFLIPTIPWAIAGVIIGWLLLDRMDGEQAGRLIGSCLLVLMALHITRRYVFKAEDKEWKVPHTWWFIGLVGFLAGFTSTVANAAAPIMLLFFLAVGLPKLEFLGTGAWFFMFLNLFKIPFYWSIDLITWETVVLDLKLAPVVILGVILGRYVVLKIPQKGFEIFALAVTIIASLRLIF